The following coding sequences lie in one Methanofastidiosum sp. genomic window:
- a CDS encoding carbohydrate kinase family protein — MYDVITMGSCTIDLFVDTGKDLFRLTKDGQLSVPYGSKILVKSMNFEIGGGGTNTAGAFSTFGLKVALLGKIGDDHNADKIFKYLNSIQCDTSLLIQEEGPSDYSVILDAKGRDRTILTLKDKNDKLRFNEINLSKLNSKWFYLCTMLGDSLETQIKISKYAKENNIGIMYNPSSYLIRKGIEKFEEILNNSNIICVNFEEAKLITGHTDPRLMADSLLTYGPSMAVITDGSHGAYAFTKKEGYMIVPNEVNVKETTGAGDSFGAGFLTGFMKTMNIKIALEYGATEAESVIQYLGAKNKFLNLEEINSKINEYPHKIIKIK; from the coding sequence ATGTATGACGTTATTACCATGGGTAGTTGTACTATAGACCTATTTGTAGACACGGGGAAGGATCTATTTAGACTAACTAAAGATGGGCAATTATCCGTACCCTATGGGAGCAAGATCCTTGTTAAATCAATGAATTTTGAAATTGGAGGGGGCGGAACAAATACTGCTGGAGCATTTTCAACATTTGGATTAAAAGTAGCATTATTGGGAAAAATAGGTGATGATCACAACGCAGATAAAATATTTAAATATCTAAACTCTATTCAATGTGATACCTCTTTATTAATACAAGAAGAAGGCCCATCAGATTATTCTGTAATTTTGGATGCGAAAGGAAGGGACAGGACAATCCTTACTCTAAAAGATAAAAATGACAAACTTAGATTTAATGAAATTAACTTATCAAAATTAAACTCCAAATGGTTTTATCTCTGTACAATGCTTGGGGACTCCTTAGAAACCCAGATAAAAATATCAAAATATGCAAAAGAAAATAATATTGGGATAATGTATAATCCTAGTTCTTATTTAATAAGAAAAGGAATAGAAAAGTTTGAAGAAATACTTAACAATTCTAATATAATTTGTGTAAATTTTGAAGAGGCTAAACTGATTACTGGCCATACTGATCCAAGGCTTATGGCCGATAGTTTACTTACATATGGGCCAAGTATGGCAGTAATAACGGATGGATCCCATGGGGCATATGCATTCACAAAGAAAGAAGGGTACATGATTGTACCAAACGAGGTAAATGTAAAAGAAACTACTGGGGCGGGAGATAGTTTTGGTGCTGGATTTCTTACTGGTTTTATGAAAACTATGAATATCAAAATTGCCTTAGAATATGGGGCAACTGAAGCCGAGTCTGTAATCCAATACCTGGGCGCAAAAAATAAATTTTTGAATTTAGAGGAAATTAATTCTAAAATTAATGAATATCCTCATAAAATTATTAAAATAAAATAA
- a CDS encoding 4Fe-4S binding protein: MFACARKNPKKPEIGIDSSAILAISLSGFERGATIIFCRACKNPPCAEVCPNEALIPKKGGGVMFVEDRCIACHNCMNACSIGAIFEKSNGKPAVCIHCGYCVQFCPHEVLTFAEVND; encoded by the coding sequence ATGTTTGCATGTGCTAGAAAGAATCCAAAAAAACCTGAAATTGGGATAGACTCCTCAGCTATTTTGGCTATAAGTTTAAGTGGTTTTGAAAGAGGAGCCACTATTATTTTTTGTAGAGCGTGTAAAAATCCGCCTTGTGCTGAAGTATGTCCAAATGAAGCATTGATTCCGAAAAAAGGAGGAGGGGTCATGTTTGTTGAGGACAGATGTATAGCATGTCACAATTGTATGAATGCCTGTTCTATTGGGGCTATTTTCGAAAAGAGTAATGGTAAGCCAGCAGTTTGTATTCATTGTGGTTATTGTGTACAATTTTGTCCGCACGAAGTACTTACATTTGCGGAGGTGAATGATTGA
- a CDS encoding fructose-bisphosphate aldolase: DIAQFRKVKREADRYGMPIIVWSYPRGKAIEEKGGKESLYAVDYAARVGCELGADIIKINFPVIDNSKRDLYPEPYNQLDLSPGEAIKKVVKSAGNTMVLVSGGSKLGDEDLLNKVKLSMEAGATGVIFGRNIWQRSREDSWKINEKIRDIMKEYPR; this comes from the coding sequence AAGATATTGCCCAATTTAGGAAAGTAAAAAGAGAAGCAGATAGATATGGAATGCCAATAATAGTTTGGTCTTATCCTAGGGGAAAAGCCATAGAAGAAAAGGGAGGAAAAGAATCTCTGTACGCTGTAGACTACGCTGCACGTGTAGGGTGTGAATTGGGCGCAGATATTATAAAGATTAATTTTCCTGTAATCGACAATTCAAAAAGGGATTTGTATCCGGAACCATATAATCAATTAGATTTGTCCCCAGGAGAAGCTATTAAAAAAGTAGTAAAATCTGCAGGCAATACGATGGTCCTTGTATCTGGGGGATCAAAGCTTGGGGATGAAGATCTTTTAAATAAAGTTAAACTTTCCATGGAAGCTGGTGCTACAGGAGTAATTTTTGGAAGAAATATTTGGCAAAGAAGTAGAGAAGATTCCTGGAAAATCAATGAGAAAATTAGAGACATCATGAAGGAATACCCACGGTGA